From a single Anomalospiza imberbis isolate Cuckoo-Finch-1a 21T00152 chromosome 16, ASM3175350v1, whole genome shotgun sequence genomic region:
- the NOXO1 gene encoding NADPH oxidase organizer 1: MSCNRYPMDVTAVGFMQCRKQKNYMMFVSWSDQNNILIYRTFEDFKKFHKELKRKFPTESGPLRSLPRFKGITMQQRKGGKLNRCLEILKLLETYSQELLKTDVKISRGEEVNQFFKAQTQDLDPSFPENSVVIMPSVFRREKSPQPLSITLPQASQSYRCIEAFETKDTKNKPFTVAQKEIVEVLIQDMTGWWLVENADKQIAWFPASYLEELDACEDIQNAFSSNEEGSLYFVAQAYEAQKADELSLNQGVVVEVLRTSHNGWWLIRYNGCTGYMPSLCLRPYQNPHHQLQSILSCGRKACSPSLRSPQPRGPARRQPGRSRSLPRASSTPQLDLDLDLALDSSSLSSGSSSSSSSAGDARLAWKPHLSRSLPEVEPAGSSPGAGRGLAAHGTKAPHLSASDRNDSGFVEPASSAAELPLAEPELAAGVPRVPARPSAQEILQRCSTVTKRALQRPAPRPGLPLPGRSPAGISGPGEEGTRGQP, translated from the exons ATGAGCTGCAACAGGTATCCCATGGATGTGACAGCTGTGGGCTTCATGCAGTGCAGAAAACAGAAG aacTACATGATGTTTGTGTCCTGGTCAGATCAGAACAACATTCTCATCTACAGGACGTTTGAAGACTTTAAGAAATTCCAT AAAGAGCTGAAGAGAAAATTCCCCACTGAGAGTGGGCCACTGAGGAGTTTACCCAGGTTTAAAG GAATAACTATGCAGCAGAGGAAGGGTGGGAAACTGAACAGGTGCCTGGAGATCCTGAAACTGCTGGAAACAtattcccaggagctgctgaagacTGATGTGAAAATCTCCCGGGGTGAAGAGGTGAATCAGTTTTTCAAGGCACAGACTCAGGACCTGGATCCCTCCTTCCCTGAAAACAG TGTTGTGATCATGCCATCAGTATTCAGAAGGGAgaagagcccccagcccctctccatcACCCTCCCTCAGGCATCGCAGAGCTACCGCTGCATCGAGGcctttgaaaccaaggacacaaAGAACAAACCCTTCACAGTGGCTCAGAAGGAGATTGTGGAAGTGCTCATCCAGGACATGACTG GCTGGTGGCTGGTGGAGAACGCAGACAAGCAGATAGCCTGGTTCCCAGCCTCGTACCTGGAAGAGCTTGATGCCTGTGAGGACATCCAGAATGCCTTCAGCTCAAACGAGGAGG GCAGCCTGTACTTTGTGGCGCAGGCCTACGAGGCTCAGAAGGCAGACGAGCTCTCGCTGAACCAGGGGGTGGTGGTGGAGGTGCTCAGGACATCCCACAACGGCTGGTGGCTGATCCG gTACAACGGCTGCACTGGCTACATGCCCTCGCTGTGCCTCCGGCCCTACCAGAACCCTCACCACCAGCTCCAGAGCATCCTGAGCTGCGGCCGCAAGGCCTGCAGCCCGAGCCTCCGCtccccgcagccgcggggcccggcccgccggcAGCCCGGCAGGTCCCGCTCCCTGCCCCGGGCCAGCTCCACCCCGCAGCTGGACTTGGACTTGGACTTGGCTTTGGACAGCTCCTCGCTGAGCtcgggcagcagcagcagcagcagcagcgccggggACGCCCGGCTGGCCTGGAAACCCCACTTGTCGCGGTCCCTGCCCGAGGTGGAGCCGGCCGGGAGCTCTCCGGGCGCGGGCCGCGGGCTGGCCGCGCACGGCACCAAAGCCCCGCACCTCAGTGCGAGCGACAGGAACGACTCCGGCTTCGTGGAGCCGGCTTCCTCCGCAGCCGAGCTGCCCCTCGCTGAGCCTGAGCTGGCCgcgggtgtccccagggtgccagCCCGGCCCTCGGCGCAGGAGATCCTGCAGCGCTGCAGCACCGTCACCAAGCGCGCCCTGCAGCGGCCCGCTCCCCGGCCGGGCCTCCCGCTCCCCGGCCGGTCCCCAGCCGGCATTAGTGgccctggggaggaggggacacggggacagccctgA